A portion of the Oncorhynchus nerka isolate Pitt River linkage group LG27, Oner_Uvic_2.0, whole genome shotgun sequence genome contains these proteins:
- the LOC115111941 gene encoding uncharacterized protein LOC115111941 translates to MKLSRTAASDKMVNGLGRTFSERTFSYLRFPFSLNLDESTSNSNKKVLSVLVSYYHDDMGKVVVEYLGSLEVIKVNAVSLDSVLCDFFNHNILVASREVARPASRQGSFQPCSTLMESPVITSTMQQRSLQSPSTTTLSSASMISTLIISGLHIKGLCPIAGCLHMMSAFRHTECCTMDSRATKTRSCNRTHWNTFIKNTTRARRHKPLHEHLNRKGITQQGKDRKKSDQEGVA, encoded by the exons ATGAAGCTCTCGAGAACAGCGGCATCCGACAAGATGGTCAATGGCCTAGGGCGGACCTTCTCCGAAAGGACCTTCTCATACCTGAGGTTTCCTTTTTCTTTGAACTTGGATGAGAGCACATCTAACAGCAACAAAAAG GTCCTCTCCGTGCTGGTAAGCTACTACCATGATGACATGGGAAAGGTGGTGGTGGAGTACTTGGGGTCCCTGGAGGTCATAAAGGTGAATGCCGTCAGCTTGGATAGCGTGCTCTGCGACTTCTTCAACCATAACATTCTTGTAGCGTCACGAGAGGTAGCAAGACCGGCATCGAGACAAGGATCCTTCCAACCCTGCTCGACATTGATGGAGTCTCCTGTCATCACATCCACAATGCAGCAAAGAAGTTTGCAGAGCCCTTCGACCACCACCTTGAGCAGCGCTTCAATGATCAGCACACTGATCATCAGCGGTCTCCATATCAA AGGTTTGTGCCCCATCGCTGGCTGTCTGCATATGATGTCAGCATTTCGACACACAGAATGCTGTACAATGGATTCCCGAGCAACGAAGACCAGGAGCTGTAATAGGACCCACTGGAACACATTTATAAAAAACACCACGCGAGCGAGAAGGCACAAGCCTTTGCATGAGCACCTCAACAGAAAAG GTATAACACAGCAAGGAAAAGACAGAAAGAAGAGTGACCAGGAAGGTGTGGCATGA